A stretch of Amycolatopsis balhimycina FH 1894 DNA encodes these proteins:
- a CDS encoding FG-GAP-like repeat-containing protein, with product MIQRTRRAAALAAAMLIGGLVTTVPAHAVSGGTTGTSGFAAKITADGRACSGALVEPTLVLTAASCFPENPQGGVPAKPTTVTVGRADLATTAGHVAKVVNVITRTDRDVALARLDSTITDVTPLPLSTAAGTPGVSESLSLAGWGRTADEWVPNQVHAATFTPSANTATTLSLTGANGADACQGDAGAPIVRQNGTVAAVVTTSWQHGCLAEAETRQGTTGARVDDLSGWIRSQAIIGTAKAVGHGVTLSWTPLAASDDATYSIYASFTGPATNSAAQLIGTTKATTFLHSATARKTWSYLVVASAGAASPQFTATTGARSLTDFTGDGKGDIATFVRGTDGHVYVAASDGSKFVGNSVSWHDRFSIGAEIPLSGDFNGDGKADVATFSRGSAADVYVALSDGTKFDGNGVLWDDYFAANSEIPAIGDFNGDGKDDIATFTLGTTGDVYVALSDGTKFGASSVWHGDFGFNAELPYIGDFNGDGKDDIAVFTRGTGGDVYVALSDGTKFVGNSVKWHDNFAFNDEIPAIGDFNGDGKDDIATFTRGTTSDVYVATSDGTKFVGNSVKWHDHFAAGSEIPAVGDFTGDGKDDIATFTRGTTSDVYVATSDGTKFVGDSLKWHDAFAYNSEVPAPRAITVL from the coding sequence ATGATTCAGCGCACCAGACGTGCCGCGGCGCTCGCCGCGGCCATGCTCATCGGTGGTCTGGTGACCACCGTCCCGGCCCACGCCGTCTCCGGTGGTACCACCGGGACCTCCGGGTTCGCCGCCAAGATCACCGCCGACGGTCGTGCCTGCAGCGGAGCACTCGTCGAGCCGACGCTCGTCTTGACTGCCGCCAGCTGCTTCCCTGAGAACCCACAGGGCGGCGTCCCGGCCAAACCGACCACGGTCACCGTCGGCCGAGCCGACCTTGCGACCACCGCCGGACACGTCGCGAAGGTCGTCAATGTGATCACGCGAACCGATCGCGACGTGGCATTGGCAAGGCTCGACAGCACAATCACCGATGTCACACCTCTGCCGCTCAGTACTGCCGCGGGGACTCCGGGAGTGTCCGAGAGCCTGTCGCTCGCCGGCTGGGGCCGGACCGCCGACGAGTGGGTCCCGAACCAGGTGCACGCCGCGACGTTCACCCCGTCGGCCAATACCGCGACGACCCTGTCACTGACCGGCGCGAACGGCGCGGACGCCTGTCAGGGCGACGCAGGCGCGCCGATCGTCCGCCAGAACGGCACCGTGGCCGCCGTCGTCACCACGTCCTGGCAGCATGGCTGTCTTGCGGAGGCGGAAACCCGGCAGGGTACGACCGGTGCCCGGGTCGACGACCTCAGCGGCTGGATCCGCAGCCAGGCGATCATCGGCACCGCGAAGGCGGTCGGCCACGGCGTCACGCTGTCCTGGACTCCGCTGGCTGCTTCCGACGATGCGACCTACTCCATCTATGCCAGCTTCACCGGTCCGGCGACCAACAGCGCGGCGCAGCTCATCGGTACCACGAAGGCGACCACGTTCCTGCATTCGGCCACGGCCCGCAAAACGTGGTCATACCTGGTGGTGGCCTCGGCCGGTGCGGCGAGCCCGCAGTTCACCGCCACCACCGGCGCGCGGTCGCTGACCGACTTCACCGGTGATGGCAAGGGTGACATCGCCACCTTCGTCCGCGGCACCGACGGCCACGTCTACGTCGCGGCTTCCGACGGGAGCAAGTTCGTCGGCAACAGCGTGTCGTGGCACGACCGGTTCTCGATCGGTGCCGAGATTCCCCTGTCCGGTGACTTCAACGGGGATGGCAAAGCCGACGTGGCGACCTTCAGCCGCGGCAGCGCCGCCGACGTCTACGTGGCACTCTCCGACGGGACGAAGTTCGACGGGAACGGCGTGCTGTGGGACGACTACTTCGCCGCCAACAGCGAAATCCCCGCCATCGGGGACTTCAACGGCGACGGCAAAGACGACATCGCCACCTTCACCCTCGGCACAACCGGTGACGTCTACGTCGCCCTCTCCGACGGCACCAAGTTCGGCGCCAGCTCGGTATGGCACGGCGACTTCGGGTTCAACGCCGAACTGCCCTACATCGGCGACTTCAACGGCGACGGCAAAGACGACATCGCCGTCTTCACCCGCGGCACCGGCGGCGACGTCTACGTCGCGCTCTCCGATGGCACCAAGTTCGTCGGCAACAGCGTGAAATGGCACGACAACTTCGCCTTCAACGACGAAATCCCCGCCATCGGGGACTTCAACGGCGACGGCAAAGACGACATCGCCACCTTCACCCGCGGCACCACCTCCGACGTCTACGTCGCCACCTCCGACGGCACCAAGTTCGTGGGCAACAGTGTCAAGTGGCATGACCACTTCGCGGCGGGCAGCGAAATCCCCGCCGTCGGCGACTTCACCGGCGACGGCAAAGACGACATCGCCACCTTCACCCGCGGCACCACCTCCGACGTCTACGTCGCCACCTCCGACGGCACCAAATTCGTCGGGGACAGCCTCAAATGGCACGACGCCTTCGCCTACAACAGCGAAGTCCCGGCGCCACGAGCGATCACCGTCCTGTAG
- a CDS encoding WapI family immunity protein: MQSGGPRTQTAAASALSSNETGLKQFLHAGLASATEQDNRASALAVSDTSSNGRWFTEHALERMAPRTAEVMAELEARFNRRVAAQGDKLKDPEKYKEFYKDNYPAPRGVPPSVVEAEIANPGSTGRVKVILNDRGDGDLAVSDFGDGDETSSVTIGSKTGDRVVITVVGRMHIGATDFWDGNWLFSPVDVAVGGFTARVPAGLRAEELRGFREELSKAYDDFGGVARLKSMEDWLDLTVTVAKSGQVEVEGLAIDGHGTGNKLSFRVGDLDQSELPGILDALSAIEAEYPVVGKP; encoded by the coding sequence GTGCAGAGCGGCGGACCCCGGACCCAGACCGCGGCGGCCTCGGCCCTGAGCAGCAACGAAACGGGCTTGAAGCAGTTCCTGCACGCCGGGCTGGCCTCCGCCACCGAGCAGGACAACCGGGCCAGCGCCCTCGCCGTTTCGGACACGAGCAGCAACGGCCGGTGGTTCACCGAACACGCCCTGGAACGGATGGCGCCCCGGACAGCCGAGGTGATGGCCGAGCTGGAGGCGAGGTTCAACCGCCGGGTCGCGGCCCAGGGTGACAAGCTCAAGGACCCCGAGAAGTACAAGGAGTTCTACAAGGACAACTACCCCGCCCCGCGCGGCGTGCCGCCGTCCGTAGTCGAAGCGGAGATCGCCAATCCGGGTTCCACGGGCCGCGTTAAGGTCATCCTCAACGACAGGGGTGACGGTGATCTTGCAGTGAGTGATTTCGGCGACGGCGACGAGACGTCATCGGTGACCATCGGGTCGAAGACCGGTGACCGCGTCGTCATCACGGTGGTGGGCCGGATGCACATCGGTGCCACCGACTTCTGGGACGGCAACTGGCTCTTCAGCCCGGTCGACGTCGCCGTGGGCGGGTTCACCGCCCGGGTGCCCGCCGGGTTGCGGGCCGAGGAGCTGCGCGGCTTCCGGGAAGAGCTGTCGAAGGCGTACGACGACTTCGGCGGCGTCGCACGCTTGAAGTCCATGGAGGACTGGCTCGACCTGACCGTCACCGTGGCCAAATCCGGGCAGGTGGAGGTCGAAGGGCTGGCCATCGACGGGCACGGGACGGGCAACAAGCTGTCCTTCCGCGTCGGTGATCTCGACCAGTCCGAACTGCCGGGGATCCTGGACGCGCTGTCCGCGATCGAGGCGGAGTACCCGGTCGTCGGCAAGCCTTGA
- a CDS encoding DUF4190 domain-containing protein, whose translation MSAPQHDPELFDELMRAELRRQPVSRYAIATLVSGLLGGLIAPVVGAVAIHRIRKRRERGTVLVICGLVAFAGWMGVLAYQIGTGTAWWQQRREAGGHLPDGVVHGLDLTAGQCFWSPPASGDTDVLSASCTERHNGEAFEVLPLGEGPMPDIARVYPDTLARCEAGARPLSGVRVQVVTPTTSTWNEGKHRAVCYYHFAAELTGPAR comes from the coding sequence ATGTCAGCACCACAGCACGATCCCGAACTGTTCGACGAGCTGATGCGCGCCGAACTCCGCCGTCAGCCGGTCAGCCGCTACGCGATCGCGACGCTCGTGTCCGGTTTGCTCGGTGGGCTGATCGCCCCGGTGGTCGGCGCCGTCGCGATCCACCGGATCAGGAAACGCCGGGAGCGTGGAACGGTGCTGGTGATCTGCGGGCTGGTGGCCTTCGCCGGCTGGATGGGCGTGCTCGCCTACCAGATCGGCACCGGGACGGCGTGGTGGCAGCAGCGGCGCGAAGCCGGGGGACACCTGCCCGACGGTGTGGTCCATGGACTCGATCTCACGGCAGGCCAGTGCTTCTGGTCCCCGCCGGCTTCGGGCGACACCGACGTGCTGAGTGCGTCCTGCACCGAACGGCACAACGGAGAGGCGTTCGAAGTGCTCCCGCTGGGCGAAGGCCCGATGCCCGACATCGCCCGGGTCTACCCGGACACCCTGGCCCGGTGCGAGGCCGGCGCTCGTCCGCTGTCCGGCGTCCGCGTCCAGGTGGTGACCCCGACGACGTCGACGTGGAACGAAGGCAAGCACCGCGCGGTGTGTTACTACCACTTCGCCGCCGAGCTGACCGGACCCGCGCGATGA
- a CDS encoding S1 family peptidase, with protein sequence MRMSRAVAAVGAAAAALSLVSAGVADAQQDIIGGSTVSSAPWGAQIYWNNVTTYGGFECSGTIIAPQWVLTAQHCLNSPGMHVKVGNVTLQQGTNATVDQQKASPNGDIALLHLTTAVNTTYMKLGTGNPPTGSTNQIYGWGRTQGSSPPSSTLKTANVRVTGLSSDAFGGTAIASKGVNGSAWHGDSGGPELYNGVQVGVCSTGSNSGSNTQGTQNYASIASSRSWIRTTAGV encoded by the coding sequence ATGCGAATGTCGAGGGCTGTTGCCGCGGTGGGGGCTGCCGCCGCGGCGCTGAGTCTGGTCTCAGCGGGGGTTGCGGACGCCCAGCAGGACATCATCGGCGGGAGCACGGTCTCCTCCGCGCCGTGGGGCGCCCAGATCTACTGGAACAACGTGACGACGTACGGCGGTTTCGAGTGCTCGGGGACGATCATCGCCCCGCAGTGGGTGCTCACCGCCCAGCACTGCCTGAACTCGCCGGGGATGCACGTCAAGGTCGGCAACGTGACGCTCCAGCAGGGCACGAACGCCACCGTCGACCAGCAGAAGGCGTCGCCCAACGGCGACATCGCGCTGCTGCACCTGACGACGGCGGTGAACACGACGTACATGAAGCTCGGCACCGGCAACCCGCCGACCGGGTCGACCAACCAGATCTACGGCTGGGGCCGCACGCAGGGCAGCAGCCCGCCGTCGAGCACCCTCAAGACCGCCAACGTGCGCGTGACGGGCCTCAGCTCGGACGCCTTCGGCGGCACGGCGATCGCCAGCAAGGGCGTCAACGGCTCGGCGTGGCACGGCGACTCGGGCGGCCCGGAGCTCTACAACGGCGTCCAGGTCGGGGTGTGCTCGACGGGCAGCAACTCCGGTTCGAACACGCAGGGCACGCAGAACTACGCGAGCATCGCCTCGAGCCGCAGCTGGATCCGCACCACCGCCGGCGTCTGA
- a CDS encoding class I adenylate-forming enzyme family protein, whose amino-acid sequence MADNGNPLVTRRSWHRPPVVLAGAMGVLCATSLLGLLVDDRTLVNVPIWPAGPARTASAGFCRNSEIRPVDRDPRRKAVEMVHPQALLDELRRAPGVPAFERGSRVTTRGELRELIGRFAAGLRAAGLGPGDGVGIATGVTPEGFAALVAAHVLGARAVAVRAGLPEAQLRHILGDVDVLITDEPWEAGVPVLPVGDLLSAAYAEPVPRGQPGDIATVVFTSGSTGVPKGVAYDYRALTEGRVWRPPVPGSAHERLGAGFGRFLLFGSLASAVMVEQLAVCLFAGGTAVIPEELPDFPWVLPRLGITAALTTVPRLHQILDVLRGSEVELGGPRTLIVAGSPVPPHTLAEAAERIGPAMHHAYGQTETGMLTICRAGEGVGSVGKACDTVEIDVRDGEVWVRTPSAFAGYWRDPAATAEVLRDGWVRTQDLGFVDTGGYLHLSGRARDVVIVNAIIHYTGPIERAIAAHPDVDQAYVVAVPDSLTGEAAHAFVVPVPGREPDFGSLRKAVATELGEAAVPARFSVVPSIPVAPSGKPDKAALRASIMD is encoded by the coding sequence ATGGCAGACAACGGAAATCCGCTGGTCACGCGCCGGTCGTGGCACCGCCCGCCGGTGGTGCTCGCCGGGGCGATGGGGGTGCTGTGCGCGACGTCGCTGCTGGGGTTGCTGGTCGATGATCGCACGCTCGTCAACGTGCCGATCTGGCCGGCAGGCCCAGCGCGCACCGCGTCCGCCGGTTTCTGCCGAAATTCTGAGATCCGCCCGGTAGACCGGGACCCCCGGCGAAAGGCGGTCGAGATGGTCCACCCGCAGGCACTGCTGGACGAGCTGCGCCGCGCCCCGGGGGTTCCGGCGTTCGAACGCGGGTCGCGGGTGACGACCCGCGGCGAGCTGCGGGAGCTGATCGGCCGGTTCGCCGCCGGCCTGCGGGCCGCCGGGCTCGGCCCGGGTGACGGCGTCGGCATCGCCACCGGCGTCACGCCGGAGGGGTTCGCCGCGCTGGTGGCGGCGCACGTGCTCGGCGCCCGCGCGGTCGCCGTGCGGGCCGGGCTGCCGGAGGCCCAGCTGCGGCACATCCTCGGTGACGTCGACGTGCTGATCACCGACGAGCCGTGGGAAGCCGGGGTGCCGGTGCTGCCGGTGGGGGATCTGCTGTCGGCGGCGTACGCGGAGCCGGTGCCGAGGGGGCAGCCCGGCGACATCGCGACGGTCGTGTTCACCAGCGGCAGCACCGGCGTCCCGAAGGGGGTCGCGTACGACTACCGCGCGCTGACCGAAGGCCGGGTGTGGCGGCCGCCGGTCCCGGGTTCGGCCCACGAGCGGCTGGGGGCGGGGTTCGGGCGGTTCCTGCTGTTCGGGTCGCTGGCGAGCGCGGTGATGGTCGAGCAGCTGGCGGTGTGCCTGTTCGCGGGCGGCACCGCGGTGATCCCCGAGGAGCTCCCGGACTTCCCGTGGGTGCTGCCGCGGCTGGGGATCACGGCGGCGCTGACGACCGTGCCGCGGCTGCACCAGATCCTCGACGTGCTACGCGGCTCGGAGGTCGAGCTGGGCGGGCCGCGGACGTTGATCGTGGCCGGTTCGCCGGTGCCGCCGCACACGCTCGCCGAGGCGGCCGAGCGGATCGGGCCCGCGATGCACCACGCGTACGGGCAGACCGAGACCGGCATGCTGACCATCTGCCGGGCCGGCGAGGGCGTCGGCTCGGTCGGGAAGGCTTGTGACACCGTCGAAATCGACGTCCGCGACGGCGAGGTCTGGGTCCGCACGCCGTCGGCGTTCGCGGGCTACTGGCGGGATCCCGCGGCGACGGCGGAGGTGCTGCGTGACGGCTGGGTGCGGACCCAGGACCTCGGTTTCGTCGACACCGGCGGGTACCTGCACCTGTCCGGCCGCGCGCGAGACGTCGTGATCGTCAACGCGATCATCCACTACACCGGCCCGATCGAGCGGGCGATCGCGGCGCACCCGGACGTCGACCAGGCCTACGTCGTGGCGGTGCCGGACTCGCTGACCGGAGAGGCGGCGCACGCGTTCGTCGTCCCGGTTCCGGGCCGGGAGCCGGACTTCGGCTCGTTGCGGAAGGCGGTCGCGACCGAGCTGGGGGAGGCGGCGGTCCCGGCGCGGTTCAGCGTGGTCCCGTCGATCCCCGTGGCCCCCTCGGGCAAGCCGGACAAGGCAGCACTCCGCGCGTCCATTATGGACTGA
- a CDS encoding WXG100 family type VII secretion target translates to MSSPGFQADSAAMTRAVQGFEETATNAKSTMASLESELTEALRNYKGDQAVAFWDLQRRLQEKMTVAVKELDTMSQLVHTSHQNYGRGDADVHQSFQGVGNSLEGSGVIPRLNP, encoded by the coding sequence ATGTCCAGTCCGGGATTCCAGGCAGATTCCGCTGCCATGACGCGCGCCGTCCAGGGTTTCGAGGAAACCGCGACGAACGCCAAGTCCACGATGGCCAGCTTGGAGTCCGAGCTGACCGAGGCCCTGCGCAACTACAAGGGTGACCAGGCCGTCGCGTTCTGGGACCTCCAGCGGCGGCTGCAGGAGAAGATGACCGTGGCGGTGAAGGAGCTCGACACCATGTCGCAGCTCGTCCACACCAGCCACCAGAACTACGGCCGCGGCGACGCCGACGTCCACCAGAGCTTCCAGGGGGTCGGCAACTCCCTCGAGGGCTCGGGCGTGATCCCCCGCCTCAACCCCTGA